The Xiphophorus couchianus chromosome 18, X_couchianus-1.0, whole genome shotgun sequence DNA window GTGGAGCAAATGGTGTCACTCATCGGGTAAGTGTGTGAGAACcttatttctttgtaaaaccAATGtcttttggtttggtttttatgGTTAGGAATGCGTTCTTCAGCATTTTCCCATGCATTTCTGAGTGCTGATCGGTCGAGGGGGAGGGGGTCCCATATGAACAAATCCTTTCACTGCATATGAGTCGAAATCAAGGTAttacccccacacacacatgcaatcCATCTCTGCTGCACTGCTGGCCAAAAGTATGAGGTCACATTCAACATTCAAACAGGGTGATTTGACTCATGGGGTTCAGCTCTGACTGACAGGATGATCGAACAGGGCAGGAAACACAAGCACAGACTTGAGCGACACGCCTGCTGTCTGCTCCTGCTGTTCAGGCAACAGAATCAATACAGCTGCTGGGATtagctggggtttttttaatgaaataaaagcaaaagttattaatttttttcagaaagttcTGTTCATCAAGCAGATTTCTTTCATATAACTTTAAAACTATGATCCAACATTAAGAGATAAAGTGCTCTGCTACAGTTGACCACAACTCTTGacctttgtgtgaaaaagaaacataaagtgACGTTagattgtgaagtggaagaaatatGATGCATGGcttttaatgtcatttacaAGTAAAATCTGAGAAGTGGATTTAAACTTCTTAAACCATTACAACCACTTTTTATTCAGCTTTCCACCTCTATATTTTGAATCTTTGTATAATGGATTGAACAGTGTCCTATGAGACgtttggaatattgttttatatctaaaaaaaaaaaaaacttccactTTAAAACTATAAACTTTGTGAGTCTGCCACTTAAAAACCCATTAAATGGGGCGTCACATGGGTCAGTGGTTCAATTCCCTACCTGGGGCCTTTTGAGCTTGACTTCTTCCTGTCAAGCTTGAATAAAGGCCACTAATCAtatagaaaaacattataaaaaccaataaattatattgaagtttgtggaaTTTCAATATAATGTGTATTACTGTGAATTCGTATTCATATGGAAAACCGTGTGAATACAAATTCACAGAACCGTGGTCATCAATATGAATCACCAAGCAAGTAACTTTGACCatgtttagacaaaaaaaacattttctttcctggTCTAGTAGATTCCAAGGTTCTTTCCCATGAAGATCACCCTTGGTGACTCGCTATGATTTGTACAAATGGAGCCTTTTGCTGATTtgggtgttttgtttaattttatgtctgtctaaaattatgtttgtttgtgtgtaagGATGGAGAGATAACCCTGAGTCACTCAAGTTGAGTGTTATTCAGCAGCAGGAATTACCCTCTCTGCATTTGGTACTTGTTATCGCGCTTCCTTTTGCTTAGTCTAGTCAAGTCTAGACAACATGTTTACATCCTGGCTGAATTCACGAGGACTGTCTACTGCCTGCagtattttctttgtgttcattGTAATTAGAAGTTTGACATTATAATAGATGTTCCATTCAAGCTCTGTTTCACTTTACCGGCATGTAGAGAGCCACATCAACAAATCCTACCTCTGACTTGAGAAGCGTTAAAGCGGTGTTCGTTATGACTGGCCCCCGGTGAGCGCTTCCACTCATGCCTAATAGGGAAATTAGCAGACACTGATTGGCTGTCTTTCCACCATGAAAGCACCAGTGGTGGTAAAGGTGATGACATCATGTCGACTCACTTCCTGGTTGAATGGGGGCTGACACAGACTCTTATAGAGAGCTTAAGAATATAAAAGAAGGACAGAGGAGTTTCTGCTTCATTCCTCTCTGCTGCCTACTCCTTCTCACAGTAACAATTAGAGGTGGTGGCTGCTGAAGCACAGGGCCCATCTGTAGGATGGGACCTCGGATGCTGCTGGTTGGCCCGGTGGATCAGGACTTTATTTCCAGCTTTCAAAGCTTTTATTGGGACTGCTTGGTTGGTGAGttataagtctttttttttccacttttgctCTTCCAGGTCTGTTCCTACAATAGGACCATCACTCCAGAAGCCCTTCAGTCAGTACCTGGAAGCCCAGAAGAATAAGCTACACCATGCTGGAAAGAGTGGACCAGCGGTAAGAACATTAGCTTTTACTTTcataatcttttctttttattccccCTCCATCTGTCTATCAATGTGAGAAACCTGAGAGGCTTTGATATGACAGGTATAAGAAGTTGAGAAATGTTAGGACAGAGTAGCTATGTCAGAGTTTAGAAATGTGCATAGTAAATGTTTCTAAACAGATTGAAGCAAAGAATTTCAAATCCAGTTTCTGATCCTAAACATATCGCCCTCTGGTGGGCAAATTGTGTAACTAAAAACAGCTTCCcccatattttttcttcacaccagcattttgtttaatataagtattataaaagaaattataatttaCTTGGAAGAAGGTACAAACACATAGTTTTACTAGCCTAGCCTCATAAACACATATAAGTACAGCACCAGCTGGTTTTGTCTACTCATTATCTGGTTTGCAGAAATGAGTGCAACTTATAccatatttttgttcatttgggGTCTTCCAGGATGAAAACTGGCTGTCGTGGGTGTTTGAGAAGGTGGTGCTTGTCATGGTTTGCTACTTTGTCATCTCCATCATCAACTCCATGGCTCAGAGCTACGCCAAGCGACTGCAGCAGCTGAGGCACTCCGAAGAGAAGAGCAAGTGATGGCGAAGCAAAGCGCCTCATGCATCCAAGTgactgtgtttctgcagctgctgctcacaACTTACCAACAAACCTCACCCATCTTCATTGCTCAGAGAGGCCGGAGGCATTAAGATGAAAAAGAAACGGGCATTtaatgcttgtgtgtgtgtgagagtctGCGCACGTGCTATCAAGGATGTATgtgctgtgttttgtttctgtcgAGTTTTATAGTTCTTCTCATCTCACTCTGCGTGAGTGTAGCGTGACTGACTCCTGCTAGCGGTCTTAAGATGTTACTTTAACGTTAAATTAATCCATTCATTAACCTCAAAAGTAAAGCGGTGATTTGATGGTAGCTGCTATGCTGAGGGCAGCGCCCATCAGATGCTATGCCTTATGCAAGTTGGGAATGCCTGAATTCCCTTGAATATAGCTCTTGACTTAAggacttgatttttatttaattatgtaaCGTGTGTGGATGggagttgattttatttttgcgaTGTGCTGCCAAGACGACTGCAAATGGATAatgtttcttttcagttttttcaggGTTTTCATGGTAAATATTcagacatattttttcttttttttatttcttgtactGTCAGTTGAAAGTGATTgggagggtaaaaaaaaaaaagcaatatcaACTTATACAGTGGGGTATGTATGGTTTGCACATTGTGTACATATGTTTTTTGACTGTATGATCAGATGTGTTTCTATTCCAGTTGTTGCTGTGAACAAGAaccaaaatactaaaaaaaaaaagtaaggcaGTAACATTGTAATCTCAGCAAATGGTCCCATTTCTATTCTGTACATTTAGGTCAGATCATACATAAAATGTggaattgacattttttttagtctgagtcttatttttttttaacgtatTCTCTCCTAAGTGTTCATCCTCAAAAACTGCACTATTCCTGTCATAATtttaatgtataattttctCAAAGAACTGAGCATCTACAAGGTAAGTAGCCAGATCAAATTTAAGTAATATGACTGGAACATTTCCTTAATACTGTCAGCCTGACTGGGCTCTTGGTACTAATTAATCCAATAAATAACCTTCAATTTATGCCAGCTAAGATGTTTCTGACTCTTGATGCATGAAatcagttattttcttttaggatTCTCTGTAACTATCCCCCCTTTACCCAAACTACTCTCCCACCCCGTCAGCTAGCTTATCAGACTGGTGTTGGCGGTTacatttccatggcaacagcgGTCTGTAAGCTGGCTGAAGCAGTGGGCCTTTCAGCCGCTCAACCTATGTTGAGATGACGCATCCACTTGTTGGATGTGAGGTGACCTGCCTGTCACATTGTTGCTCTGCTCTCATGTCTGCCCAGTTCTACCGTGTAAAAATCGAATAAAGTGAGTTACCAAAGATCctgactgttttgtttatgtCCACATTTGCCTTTCAGGTTGATCAGATTTAAAATGGGAGAAGTGGTTGTCAGAACTGCAGCTGTGATCCAGTTGTTTGGGTACACaaattttaactaaaatatGACTTCTGCCTCTTTTCTGTTCATTATATCCTCTCTACTTCTGAACTCCtccatttaataaaatattttactgttaaGATAGTTGCCAATTACTCTTAAATTGGAAAACCAGAGTGTTCACAAACACCTCATTACTTTACCATATAATGGTGATAATGCTTCTGATCTCTACATCTGGTAGAAATGGATTGTCATGAACAGAGAGTCGCTGAGCTTAGGActgtcagaataaaaacaaagggaaaagTTGCATATCAAACGTTGTGCCTAAAATCTTATTTCAACATGGTTTCCTCCAAGATCAGAGTCTCCTACCTGCAGTTCCTAAGTTGTATTTGGCTCCTATTtggctaaaaatgataaagatcacactgatgtttttaaatgtagatcttttttttcccttataatattgaaaactgctttatatcccatacagaaaaaaacatatacattctctttttctatcatttaaaaattaaagctgaCAACAAATTTTTCTATAGTacttacaattttttaaataggGATTTGGGCACGGTTATGTAAAATCATATTTGCTGAGGTTTAAACCATTTTACTCCCTCATCACAAATATGCCTGGtgtgttgcttttattctttcatgcatgtttgagaaatccctgAATCTCCCCTGGCAGCCATTCAGGGGTTAATAAACCCTTGCTACCACAAAGCGCCGCTTTATTCCTCAAAGCTCCACCTTGGAGCTTCTGCTTCACTGAACCCCTCTCTTCCACACCTTTCCCATTTATCTCCTTCAGACTAgaggcagcagcaattagcaaacacctggcacGTCTGCTGAACTCATCATAGGAGCAACTTCTCAGTCCGATACTCCTAAGAACAGCTGTAAACAGCACAATGAGGGAGAATAGTTATGATCataaagagtaggagcttcctGAAGAGAGAGAAGCCAAATTTCAAAGCATCAAattgaaaaattttattttattttaagttatttttgatatatacagtagtttttataactgaaggtaacagtcatttgtgctataaaatagcaaAAGTCTTGAAAATTAAAGGTCAATgttttaaatactaaaaatttcatttcttgattttatatatatatatgtatgtgtgtgtgtgtgtgtgtgtgtgtgaagaagtAAAGATTGTGAAAATCAAACCTTTCAGCAAGTCACAACCTTTAGCCATGAAGGTATGAAGAAATAAACTCCAACAGTGTTCctaaagcaaattattttatttacacaatttttaaaaaatctaccaaaaataaataatgtagtaAAAATCAGTCCACTGTGTTGCTTGGTGTCGTCTCTCACAGCTACTCTCGGTTACTGAAGCTCAGAGTAGCTGGAGATCACCTGCTCAAGAGATGTAAAGCTGTCCAGAAAATCCTCCTCTGAGATCCCATATTTAACATACTGATGGATGTAGGCCCTGCAGGGAAAAATACCATTGATCCACACTAATTATTTAACCTAATTAGTCTGGATTGAGATGAATAGAAATGATGAAACTGAAGTTTTTATTCAGTCAAGGCTGCTCTAGTTCGACTTACCTGGAAGCAAACATGTTCCAGGCTTTTCTCACCATGTCATCCAGAGGTCTGAGCAGAGCCTGGCTGTTACTAACCAATGTTGCAGACTTCTCATACTTATTGAAGGGAACAGGGGATTTCCACAAGCTAAGTGCTTCATCTGGTGGAAGCCATGAAGTATAAATAGCTGAGTCTTCAAATCCCCCTGGGGATAAAAACAGAATTCACTCCTGTTAAAGATTTGCTTATACCATTACTCAGACACATCTGGATGCAGTGCTGTTCAAAACTATTCTTaactttttgtcagtttatgtACGCTAAAAACGTAAGTGGAGTTTATACGATACACACACCAAAGCTAAATGTTGTAGAAACCCTTTGCACTCTGATACCTTCAATTCAGGAGGGTATTAGTATAAGTttgcttaaaatacaaaaaataatgaatataatGCAAAAAGAGAACCTAGTTTGATGAAAAAAGTAACTAGATTGCAAAAATGAATCttcaatattttcaatattgaCAAATATTGGAAGGACTTGATTGGCCTCAGTCTAGTTAAGAGGACATTTTCATTCTTTGCACATCTAGACCGATATGTTGGCCCAGATTTCTTTGACTGAACACAGttcatctgtgaacatcaattttaaaatgtaccaCAGAATCTTAATGATCCCTCACACAAAcattatgtttgtattttgtctgGAGTATTTTAACACAGGAAAATGCTTTGATGCAGGCCAGTCTGCTGTAGCAGTGGCTGTTTGTTTAGGTTTGTGTTCCCACTGGAAGGTCCGACCATCATTTTTAGGGAATAGTGTTCAAAGAGGATGACCATTTTTTTGCACTTTGGCCAAAAACCCTAAATTTGGCCTCATCTGACCTAATCTCACCTTGCAAATATTGCAACTGCAAACAGTATTCTCTTTGAAATATGGCTTCCACAAAGATGGAGTGTCTTTAAAAACCAGATGCCTTCTGGAgtgaactgttaaaatatctaGCAATGTCTGAGTTAATGGGGCTCAACACATGGACACAACACTtcagtgtgaaagaaaaccataaatattttttccttccactttatgAATCCGTATCAAATTCAGCCGTGTTCTCTGACCCGTCTCTGCACTGTAGACGTCCTTCCCCCTCAGGATGAGCAGGTTGGCCAGGGAGGTGTTGAAGCTCCCAGCTGAGAGACTCCTGGACCGCCCCGCTGAGGCTGGAGGTGGACAGACCTGCCAGTCTATacctacaacaaaaaaaaatcttcagctCAGAGATTATAGACTTTCCTTTTTATACTACTAATGGTGAGTGAACTAGCTATAATTCTATTTTTGGACTAAAATCTCACCTCCTTCCATCTTGCTGTTGGAGATGAGCATCTGCCGCAGGTGTTTGAGCAGAGCCGGCCAGCTGAAGGTGCTGAAGGGGATGGAGGAGCTGGCCATCTGGGGGATGGTGCACACACTCAGCAGCTTGTACTCTGGGTGGCAGGCGAGAGCGCTCATCAACTCACCTGAAAATCGAAGAGAGTTACAAGTGGATTATGGAGCAATTTACACACGATTTAAACATTAACTAGTAGAACTACAACTGAGAAAAACATGCACGGCTCTTAAAACTTCTTTCAGGCAAAAATCCTTACTTTTCGGATCTCAACTTTCCAGAGTACTTAGTATTTGacattaatttcaaaaatataaaatacaagcGCTGATTGTGAATTTACAGCAATTACGCTTACAAGAGTAAACTTTCATCTGTTAAAAAGACGACACATCAGGAACGGTGGTAGGATTCAAGGAAAGGAGAACCCAGGGGTGGAAGGAAAGAAACTGAACACTGAAATCAGACTCCCAAGCCTTTCTGACTGCGTATAAAACTTGAGTGTTCTGCTCTTACCAATAGGATGCCTACTGTAAGCTCCACAGGAAGCGGGAGTGAGCGTGGGCTGCAGCACCCCACCCAGCTGGTGAGCAATGACCCTGTTGATGTCACTGAAAGAGATCTGCTTGATCTTCAGCAGCTGACTGCAGATCTTGTGCACAATGTCGTTCTCGTGCACCAGGATGGCATCAGAGAGCTGGTAGAGGTGTGCAAGCGTCAGCACTGAGTTGTAGTTCTGGACAATCACCTGGAAGAATGGAGTGTGGAGAGATGACTTCATGAAAGACTCTACAGTGGATGAATATGGATGTACGGTTATGATTTCAGTTTCctatttatttccagtttgtACATTGCTACCCCCCGGGTTAAGACAGGGAGAAGTTATCCTCAGTCAGGTTTTGACCCTAAAGGTAACATCCAGCAAGTCAGATTGAATTTATTTACTAATACAACTAAGCCTTGCTCTTGTCCATGaatgtaacaaataaaataataatggcaAATAATAATGACATACTTCCCCAGTCCCATATGGCCAGGTGAGGTGGTTAAGGACAAACGACGATGGGTAGGCGTCTCTGAGACACTGAGTGACGAAAGTACCGACTCCTGAGCCTGTCCCCCCTGCGACACTCATGATGGGGATGAACCCCGCCAGCATGTCGCAGTGCTCCACCTCCCTCCTCATCAGCTCCTCCACCGCGTCTCTGTGACGAGGGCCATGGACGCAATACCTGGATGGATGGTAATGCGTGTATGATGAGAAAACTTCCTCTTGTCTGAAGATCAGAGGCCAACTATGATGCTTTGCAAAAGcatttaaaagcattaaatgtGATACCAACACCTAGGTAGTGCATTGTTTTGAAATCTaaggaaaattaaagtttttaaaatctttgtattCATAATGAGAcacctaaataaaacacaaaaacagagcaacgACAAAACACGTTGGATCAAATAATGTCCATATGTTACAACGACCTGTCAAACTCCACAATAAAATGCAGTTGAaatctgtgttaaaatgtgaaaactgaggTTCAGATGTTCTCAGTCCAACCTAACCCACTTGAGTTACTTTGCAAAAGGTGAGCTTGCAACGTGCTGATTGGTAAATAAGTAGATAAATGAAAACCATGCATAATGTCCAGTACATTTCACAATTAAAATCCCAGACATTACATAGAACGGgattcccccagtgtattacaAGCCTGGCGgaccaccaggctttacttgcacccccaccaggcttagcattgcttatttatttacgtttt harbors:
- the tubd1 gene encoding tubulin delta chain, translating into MSVVTVQLGQCGNQVGQELFDVICSDARDVHRKTYSTVSCERFFRETTQGDLEARAVLIDMEPKVINHSMSKAAKSGRWRYGETSHFSQKQGSGNNWANGYCVHGPRHRDAVEELMRREVEHCDMLAGFIPIMSVAGGTGSGVGTFVTQCLRDAYPSSFVLNHLTWPYGTGEVIVQNYNSVLTLAHLYQLSDAILVHENDIVHKICSQLLKIKQISFSDINRVIAHQLGGVLQPTLTPASCGAYSRHPIGELMSALACHPEYKLLSVCTIPQMASSSIPFSTFSWPALLKHLRQMLISNSKMEGGIDWQVCPPPASAGRSRSLSAGSFNTSLANLLILRGKDVYSAETGGFEDSAIYTSWLPPDEALSLWKSPVPFNKYEKSATLVSNSQALLRPLDDMVRKAWNMFASRAYIHQYVKYGISEEDFLDSFTSLEQVISSYSELQ